A region of the Enoplosus armatus isolate fEnoArm2 chromosome 8, fEnoArm2.hap1, whole genome shotgun sequence genome:
TTGAGGGGAGGTGTCTAAAGTGATGCAGCAGATCTGAGAtcagtgctgtttgttttttaacttgctgccctctgctggaggtTACTGCAGATATAAAACCTCAGAAGAAAAAAGGTTCATGCGGCTGTGACACTtcctgtcctgtgtgttttctatctTGTGATGATGAACTGACGCTGTGAGCTGACTCGTCTTCTTGTTGATGAACCGCAGAGCTTCGTCGTGGTTCATCTCCACAAAGAAACCATAACCGACGGCCACAAAGATCCTGGATGAGTCCTCGctggcagaagaagaagaagaagaagaagagagggtgGGGTTAAAACAGACTCCTTCAAAGTTTTACTGCTTTTTCTAAAACGCCAAGATTAGAACCAAAACAAACCTGACAGCTGCACGAAGAGAAAAAGACCACAGGATCCCCAACagtaatcaatcaatcaattgatcGACCGACtactgaataaaacacatcataTGAATACAAAGTAGAAAGCAGAGTTATTGATCAGCAGCTTACACTTCAGCCTGGACGTAGAAGTTACAGCCCAGATCAACATCTGTCTTCAGCTGCTGAGAGCCAGAGtcctgcaggaacacacacacacacacacacagaataactcagacagactgggCGGGTGGACGAGGCGTCCCTCTTCTTCGTaggcgtgctgtcactgctgtgtctggagcagatgaccatataaggacatccgtgaCTATCTGACGTCAGCTCGACACCAAAGTAGAAAAAACTGTTGAAACGTGTTCAGAGCAGCCTGAAGCTTTCTGCTCACAgagattacttttacatacgtttacctcattatctGAAACTTTGGCAATGTTTGATGTGAACATCCGAcactgtaacattatatatatatatatatatatatatatatatatttgttaacagaaaacaaggaaacGCATAATAGGTTCCTTTAAACTGAGAGAAACTAGGAAACAAGTCATGACATCACTTCTTGTTTTGCCTGCTAATATTCATCAGgtttaaaaagataaatcaaTTTTTGTCAACTTTAATCTCACAGAATATCCAAGTTTTAAGTCTCATAATCGTCCGACTTTGATCTCAGAAGTATGGAGTTCATTCTTGGAATAGCCCCTCCCCGGAGCTGTCATCCTTTTTTACAATGGTCCCAATACGCCGTCAGAGATGCTTCATTTTCTGatgcctttcctgtctctctactgtcaaaATCTTCATCTTTGAACAAAAAGGCTGTTTTGTTCAGGaaggaatctcggagttgtctttgatcaggacatgtcctttaactcccacgtaaaacaaacttcacggactgccttttttcacctccgtaatattgcaaaaatcaggaagatcctgtctcaaacagatgcagaaaaattagtccatgcatttgtcacgtctaggctggattattgcaattccttattatcaggctgtcccaataagtccatgaggactctccagctgatccagaatgctgcagcacgtgtactgacaggaaccaggaaaagagatcatatttctcctgtattagcttctctgcactggctccctgtaaaatttagaatagagtttaaaatccttctcctcacctacaaagctcttactggtcaggcaccattatatcttaaagagctcatagtaccctattaccccactagagcactccgctcccagaatgcagggctgcttgtggttcctagagtctccaaaagcagaacaggagccagagccttcagctatcaagctcctctcctgtggaatcggctcccagtttgggtccgggaggcagacacactctctacttttaagagtaggcttaaaactttgctttttgataaagcttatagttagggctggctcaggcctgcctggaccagccccctagttatgctgctataggcctacactgctgggggacttcccatgatgcactgagctttcctcctctccctcttcatctttgcacattcatcacagtccaatgcatgttactaactttatttcttccccggagtttctttgtgctttgtcgactcataggtcgctgtggatcgtggtcctggtacgcctgggtgctgctgccatgggcctgcctgactctcatcactacagttattatgtttagtcgtagttctgtcactattaacgctcctattattaatctcagctaacattacagctacttctactgttagtgctgccatacatctttgcctacctatctgtctgtctgtctgtctgtctatctgtgtctctatgtctatctctctgtctctgtctctgtctctctctctctccctaaaacccaaccggtcaaagcagatgaccgcccacctagagtctggttctgctcgaggtttctgccttttaaaaggaagtttttccttgccactgtcgccaaagtgcttgctcatggtgggacctgttggtctctgtaataacattataaagagtcggtctagacctgctctattttgtaaagtgtcatgagatgactttgttgtgatttggcgctatataaataaaattgaattgaattgaattgaattgttgaAACTGTCTCTGTAACAGATACAACTTGTATATATGAGttctttctatttatttaacCATATTATCTAAATATCTTGATTTCAATTTCTCActtagtattttctttttctaaatatacgtgtgtgtgtgtgtgtgtgtgcgtgcgtgcgtgcgtgcgtgtgtgcgtgtgtgtgtgtgtgtgtgtgtgtacctgcagacTCTGTATGGTGTTCTTCAGCTGCAGGTACTGTGAGATCTTCTCATAAACTGAATCTCTCTGCTCCAACACCTTCCTGAGAAACAACACAGACTCTAGGTTTGACAGGCGGTCgctgaataaaacaataataataaaacctttACGACATGTTGTCTCACACTCATTACACATCATGGACATGATCACTGAACATTGGGAAttaaccacacacactgaccaccaCCTTGGTGGTGACTGAAGTTGTattctgctctctgtcctctctggtgTCTGTCCAGTGtctctgacatttaaaacattcaaagaCACTGTCCCGACTGTCACAGAGCTGTCACAGAGCTGTAAGGCGGAATAAATACCTCAAAACTGTAAGCTACTAAAGTCCAGTAAGCTAGTAGAGTAAATGCAGTGACTTCCCGCCACATTCAAACACCTGTACAGGTGTGAATAATGAAGCAGGTTGTGTCTCTTACTGTAAATCTCTCTTCAGAACTTCGTTGATAAAGTTTTCATACTGCAGAACCTTCTGGTTcacgttagcattagcattagcatcaacAGGCGGAGACATCTTCGCTATCTTCTCTTTAAATCCAAACTTCCGGTCGTGAGGGAGATGAACTCCTCCGGTAACCCGCTGAAGGTCTGCCTGGGGTTAACGAGAACGTTTCGGAGTCATTACCGACCTACAATCTGTCCGGTTAGCATCCGGTTAGCATGCTGAAGCCTCATGTAAACGCCGCTCTGCACAGGATGTGGATTAACTTccagatttcaaaataaaagcagcaagcGCTCGAGCCACAGAATTAGAGTAAATAGAAAGAGCAATGCCAAAGAAAAAGCCAATGATGGAAGAAGAACTCATATCTATTACTCAAaagtagaagtaaaagtagcaataccacagtgtgaaaatactCACCTCACACagctcatttgaactactttatattctgTTGGATAGTTTCATCTATAACAATGATACCACAtttataaactgatcacaaGTTTACTTTGTAGAATCTGTAAAgaaactgaagctgtcagataaatgttgcACAGTAAAAAGTATCTTCAGACTAAAAGGCACCTTTAATTtactgaatatttaatttaagaaataaataataatgacaatgcactgtttatttgatcatttcatttgGCTCATGGCAGCAATATTCAAAATTTACATTCATCCAACTCTTTGAGCAAGAGTGTCTCTCCTTTTTGTAGTTAATAGCGAACATACAGAGAACATAGGTTTATGAAATGTCACTTGCATTATGTAGAAAGAATATTTAACAATattgtataaatataaaagaaaagaaaaaaatcataataatgTTGCAGTGAGACAAaaataagaatcagaatcagaatcagaaatactttattgatccccggggggaaattatacaaaaagaGTGGATCAACATTAATAACAGCTTGAACATGAAACAGGCAGCAGTATTAATAACAGTATATATGGTTTTATCTATAGCAGCGTACTCTTTATTGCTTTAAATCATTTAGTTGTCTTTCACATTTCTCTGGTCAACACATGTTGTATTTAAAGATGCTCcgataaaataaaatgacttgaCTGAAAACTTTTGTGCAAAGTATTGAAGATCATCACATGAGTACAGACAGCCTTCGTCCTTTATGAGCTGATGACCACAGAGTCTTTTCTACCTGCTCTGCTTCTGTACCTGGACTAGTCGCGTGACgtcactgtaaacaaacatggcggCTCTGTAGCTAGCTCGTTTAACATTAAACGTGGATTTAAGCccttttttgtgtcttttataaAGATGTAACTAACCGTCTCTTCCGTTTCTGTCGGACTCACGTGGCGCGCCAACCGCAGCTGTTTAGAACAATACGCGTTGAATTTTACGTTTTAGCTGTGCTAGCTTAGCTAGTGGGTTACCAAGGCAACGTTAGCCAACAGGTAGctagctgttttcttttctaagagttgatgtttttgtacaaCAGGTTGCGCCTTTGCGGTTGTTTTAAACGCCGAATCAATCTAAACGCTGCAGCAACGACCTGTTAGTTTTATTAACGGGGTTCTGCCAGTCAACTAGAAGCTACAACAAAGACGAATACTGGTGTATTATATCTCATAAACAAGTCAACTTATAACCGACGGTTCATGAACACACCACCGGAATGTTTCATGTCCGTGTTGTCTGATTTAATAGAAGCTCTCCTGCAGACCAACATCTGAGAAATATCTATTTTGGGCCTGATTGATCAAAGATTAGTAGAATTGTATTATCATATTACAGAAACTTCCCCTGAAGaactttatatttaatttaaatacagtttaattgaataaatatttgattttattaacAAGACTGGAGATCTGAAGCTCTCAGCTGTGGACAGACACAGTTCAGTCAGGACTGGTTCAACCCTCAGACCCGTATCCAGGCTGATACAGTGATTGCGAAGACATGGAGCAGTACAGTATTCTGGGTCGGGTCGGAGAAGGAGCTCATGGCATCGTCTTCAAGGCCAAACACATCGAGGTAACTCTGCTGGTCAACAGCACTAACTAACATAACTAACCAGtctttttgtttacagctgaaagttttaatcaattaatcgatttgATACGTgacagatgatgaaaatgattattcTGAGGGCCAGAGGTCCGTGCCTTGTGGCTGCTGTGAACGCATCTCGACTGTGTGCTCCTCCAAACAATGTTCCTCTTACAGCTCATGAGTCTGTGCACAGGCCCTGGCTTGGTTGATCAATAATGAATGTATTGATTGTGATGGCAGACCGGTGAGACGGTGGCCCTGAAGAAAGTGGCTCTGAGGAGGCTGGAGGACGGCATCCCCAACCAGGCTCTGAGGGAGATCAAGGCCCTGCAGGAGATCGAGGACAACCAGCATGTGAGTATCAGAGGACGCTGTGTGagagtcagaggtcagagatCAGCCTCACacccctcctcgtcctcctcgtcttcctcaggTAGTGAAGCTGAAGGACGTCTTCCCTCACGGTACAGGCTTCGTCCTGGTGTTTGACTTCATGCTCTCTGACCTCTCTGAGGTCATCAGGAACTCCCAACGACCTCTGACCCCGGCTCAGGTCAAAGGTTACATGATGATGCTGCTGAAGGGCGTGGCCTTCCTGCATCACAACAACATCATGCACCGGGTGAGTTTCTCccccgtctctcctcctctcctcccctccctctgagCCGTTTCCTCTACAGTCACTCTTATTTTATCGCCAACATTTGGTGTCGTCACTCACAGATTCTATGACACACggcatctataaaatgtgacagagtgcattgtgggattgtttttAGGGGTTTGTGTTCATGAATTTACACTCAGAATTTAGACAGTAAATATTGAGACACATCTAGGAAACAGAGAGATGTAGCCCTTCAGAACAAAAGCcctgatgtctgtgtgtgtgtgtgtgtgtgtgtgagtgtgtgtgtgtgtgtctgtgtgtgtgtctgtgtgtgtgtgtgtgtgtgtgtttgtgtgtaggacCTGAAACCAGCGAACCTCCTCATCAGCTCTTCAGGTCATCTGAAGATCGCAGACTTTGGTTTGGCCCGATTGTTCAgtgagcagggagagagactgtacAGCCACCAGGTGGCCACCAGGTAACACAGAgagactttattattattattattattattagacttTTTTtgattagtttatttatttatttggtgaGTTAATTTAGCACTCAGCAGACATGAGATGttagtgacagagagacaagagactGTCAGAGACAGAGCAACACGTCCTGCTACACTGCAGCCTTTAAAGAGTCACATGTAGCGTCCTCTCAGACCGGATCAAAGCTCAGggtctgactctgtgtgtgtgtgtgtgtgttcaggtggtaCCGAGCTCCTGAGCTGCTGTACGGAGCCAGAAAGTACGACAAGGGAGTCGACCTGTGGTGAGAATACTAAactaaaactactactactcacCCTTCTACTAATGGCTTAAAACCCATTTATTGTTCCCTCATAGTTATAActaaatggtcttcacttcttcactttTTCCAACCTTTaacttctctttcatttttgctctgcgtgttttatttatttaaatttcaacaagattcattttatattattgaCTCTGAGACGTGTCCACTGACTACCGATGAAACATATTTACAGAAACctttattaaataaatgaataaataatgtggTGCTCAGACCTGAACagcagggagcagcagcagtctgaagtaagtgtgtgtgtgtgtgtgtgtgtgtgtttcagggcgGTGGGCTGTATTTTCGGGGAGCTGTTGAACTCGTCTCCTCTGTTTCCTGGAGAGAACGATATTGAACAGCTCTGCTGTGTCCTCAGAGTGCTGGGAACCCCAACACAAGACAGCTGGCCTGTacgacccacacacacacacacacacacacacacacacacacacacacacacacacacacacgggcggcatggtggcactGTCGCCCCCCGGCTTCCCCCGTCATCGAcatgatggaggccagcaccttgcaagGCAGCTCCttcgccatcggtgtgtgaatgtgtgagtgagactcagatgtaaagcgctttgggaactgtgaaggttgcTATacaagtgagatcatttaccatttacacacacacacagatagaaacCTAACACATGTTAATTGacatttatatttcaacataaacacaagtgTCAAAATCAGAAATGTCAGCTGATTGCAGATATTTTGTATCTGTTTATGTCGACTGATGGTATTTTTATGTtgctgtatttgtacttttactgaagtacaggATCGACTGGAGAGTATCATATGACAGTGAATAATAATACCGCCCAGAGAGAGCACGTTTACAGAAGCACATCTTATTGGACGTTTGTTTCCCTGTTTGGAAACCAAAGATTGTtccctgattggctgctgattCTTCAATTGTCATTGGTCGAGCCTGTGCTGACGCTGCGTTGACGCTGTCTGTCTtcgtgtctttgtgtctctgtgtctctgtccaggAGATCGTGGAGTTGCCAGATTACAATAAAATCACCTTTAAGGAGAATCCAGCGATCCCATTGGAGGAGATCGTCCCTGACACATCCCCTCAGGCTGTCCACCTGCTCTACAAGTTCCTGGTTTATCCGTCCAAACAGCGCTGCTCCGCCAGGCaggtaggaaacaggaagtggactTTAGTTCTGTTGGAGTCAGAAGGTGGACGTCCTCAGGGTTCGATCTGAGGTCCGTCTTCTTTTGTGTTCGAGTGCTTTTATTGACGATAAAGTCCAGAAACACAAGAACTACGGATCAACTATCAGTCTAGCTCACTGTTTCTGGACCCCTAGTGGGCTCTGCTGGTATCGCAGGGAATCCATTAttgaattgcattgtgggaaatataggatccagtgttttttggaGTCAGGAcgtctcttcctctgctgctcagattcAGACCGTTCTGTTGAGACGCTCTTTCATTGATGAGTAAATCAGATTATTCAACATTTATCAATCAACCTGCAGGCTGATCAGCTTGCTGATCGGTTGATGAACAGATGTATTGATggtcctctgctcctctctgcaggcTCTCCTCCATCCAtacttcttctcctctcctcttcctgctcacCACTCAGAGCTGCCCATCCCTCAGAGGGGGGCCCGACCCCCCCGCCAGCGTCTTCAGGCCCCGCCCACTGACTTCTCAGTGGACCTGCCCCTGCAGAGCAGCGTGGTAGACCCTGTGCTGCTGTGGGGACACGCCTCCTGCCTCTGAACCAACGGCTGACTGACGACCAATCATATTTCTCCTTTTGACGGCTGAAACTGATCTCTGTGAAGTTCACGAGGACGGAGCTTCACGTCGTCAGTCAAATGTCTGCGGTGAACAACGACATGATAACATGAAAAGAAGAATACATTAGAATGAATAAAACGTTAGTTCATTCAGAGCCGTCTCATATTTATAATGTAACGTCTATATAAAGACCTCCTGTGGACAGAGACCAGTGTCTCGGGACTGAATCACCTCAGCAGGTGATTTGAATTCACTGGACTCTGCTGACTTCACACACGTCACCTGATTTATTTACTCTGGAGTTCACATGAAACAAGATCCTGGTGTCTTTCTTAGTACTCCAGTCAGCATGTCCAGGTTTCTGAGaccaaaatgtacttaaagtattaaaagtaaaagtacttatcaTGCAGAACGTGCcatattgttgtattattggatcattattaGTTAGTTATTAGTAACAGAAGTCATCTCCTGATGCAGGTCTAGACCGtcctctttataatattattacagttcACCATGAAACACTTCCTTTAACAGAACCAGActctgggtgggggggggcggttaTTAATGATGTATTAAGATGTAAACACTCCTTTAATGCTGCAGTTGGTTGAGATGATCTACTTTGAAGTACTTCATATACTGCTGCGTAGTTTCATTTATACTAATGTGGCAAATATTTGGAAATGTTCAGCTGAGAAGCAACAAATACTCggagtgcagtaaaaagtacaatatttgcctctgggATGTACTctagagtaaatgtacttagttactgtCACCAGATGATAACTGAACACCAGAGTTTgtgtaaacacaaaaaataGTTGAATGTAGAAATATAGTTGAAAAACTAAAGGAAGCCTCAAACTGTCACCTCCCacacttcctgctcctcctcctcctcctcctcctcctcagagcgGCAGTGTCACAGTGACTCTGAGGAGCTCACCAGCTCTgagtatcatcatcatcatcatcatcagtctgtcTCCTGATCTCCTGCAGCCGTCTGTCAGAAAACTGAAGAACGTGTTGTAAACTGGACAAACAGAAGAAGTCTGTTTCATAtttgatcttttctttcttgaatcattttatatatatgtgtgtgtgtttctggtggaGTAGACATCCTGTGTGATgacatttctttctccctcctcgcAGGCACAGTGATCATGTCAGATTATTTGCAGCCAGCTGATTGGTCCTCTGCTGTTATGACGAGTCGTTCCGAAACAACATCAAAGATCAACGCGAAGGTCAGAGTCACTCATCTTATTCACGTTTCTGTCAACCAGACCTCCCCTGCCTTCATTCACACTTCATTCAGCTCACTGTGAGTAAGGCCTGGACACAACCCCATTGGTCTATGTAACTGTCAATCAGCATATCAGTAGCTCTGGTCCTTATGAACAACATGAACCATCACACATGGCTGTAACTCCTCACTGTGTTGCTATGGCAATCCAATCAGCACGATGAGCCTGTAGAGTTCACTGAGCAGCTGCCTGTTATTTATTGGTTATGGTGCTTCAGTGAACTCTTCACAGTCTGGGTGTCGACCTTTGACCCCACAAAGTTCTTTGATTTGAGTCACTTCACCAAAAACCTCCCACACGTCACTGATGAGTTGTGTTGCTGTTCTGTGATCAGCTTTCATATCTAATAAAATGTCTTAAGGACGTAGGTTTGGTTTCATGGAGGGAACACGATGAAgtagaagaaaaatataaaaaaagaataattataaataatttaatattataaataaataaattatgattaaattggttttaaaccaaacaaaagcCCCATAAACTGCTGCATTATAAGACATTAACCAGATAATCATTGATCAATAttgtgttaataaaaacaaaaatgaacctTTAAatagtgttttatttcttcttctacatCTGAAGAGATCCGTCTGTTCCTGCATTGCCTCGAAAGTCTTTTGAGGAGAATtatctgtaaacaaaaacaactgaattcTTTTTTTCGTGGATTTTTTCAGCCCTGAGTCATGTCTGCAGGCTCCCTCACAAGCTGCATTCAGCCCCAACAGAGACGCACATAAAGGGAAATATGGGACTGAAAGGGTTAACCAACAGCATTCAGGTTTCTAAGTAATCTTTGACTGCTCAACAGACTCTCTCCTTTTTATACCAGGTCCAGGTCTCACCTGCAGCTGTTATTAACACATTGTATTTGTACAACTGTCAGTTCACAGTAGTagtttaaaatatgtaaatcatTTATATATTGACCCTTCAGGGCTGCCACAGTTCTTGTTTTCAATATCTGCCACAGGTGACGTCTGACACAAAATGGCCACTGgtcacagaaagagagaggattATATTCCTGCTGCTGGTGAAACCACTCTcgtgcttcttcttctgctctcaataaaaacaaatacattttgtttcttgcaGGTGAGCCCTGCCCCTTCACACACCCTCCTCCAATCACCAAACATGTCCCATGAGGCCGAGCGGCTGACTGCTGCCAGTCACCAGTTCATCAATTCCTCCCACTGGTTGGACGActccagctgtcaatcactgaGCTCTGCTTATgtcctgcctcctccttcctcatcctcataTGTTAATCCTGCTCTGACCCCGCCCCCCACCTGCCTTCTCTCCTCAACACCTGGATGGAACAGTTACTATGGCAACCTTTACCCCTCCTCCTCTAGTGATTGGGCGTTATGGAGGCGGGGCAGCGGACCAGGTGAGacatctacctgtctgtctgagctgcaTCTGTCTGCTATGTTGTTGTCGGGATGTTCcatgttgttggtgtgtgtgtgtacagagcagCGCGAGTGTGTGAGCTGTGGGACAAGCAGCGCCCCCCTGTGGAGGAGAGACGCTGCAGGCGGTCACCTGTGCAATAGCTGCAGCCTCCAACAGAAAGCCAACAACAGACCACTGCTGAGAGCGAAGAGGAGAgctgtgagacacacacacacacacacacacacacacacata
Encoded here:
- the uxt gene encoding protein UXT, translated to MSPPVDANANANVNQKVLQYENFINEVLKRDLQKVLEQRDSVYEKISQYLQLKNTIQSLQDSGSQQLKTDVDLGCNFYVQAEVEDSSRIFVAVGYGFFVEMNHDEALRFINKKTSQLTAFTEKLTKDSSKIKANIRMVLEGLRELQGLTDLPESRRREVF
- the cdk20 gene encoding cyclin-dependent kinase 20 isoform X2 → MEQYSILGRVGEGAHGIVFKAKHIETGETVALKKVALRRLEDGIPNQALREIKALQEIEDNQHVVKLKDVFPHGTGFVLVFDFMLSDLSEVIRNSQRPLTPAQVKGYMMMLLKGVAFLHHNNIMHRDLKPANLLISSSGHLKIADFGLARLFSEQGERLYSHQVATRAVGCIFGELLNSSPLFPGENDIEQLCCVLRVLGTPTQDSWPEIVELPDYNKITFKENPAIPLEEIVPDTSPQAVHLLYKFLVYPSKQRCSARQALLHPYFFSSPLPAHHSELPIPQRGARPPRQRLQAPPTDFSVDLPLQSSVVDPVLLWGHASCL
- the cdk20 gene encoding cyclin-dependent kinase 20 isoform X1, translating into MEQYSILGRVGEGAHGIVFKAKHIETGETVALKKVALRRLEDGIPNQALREIKALQEIEDNQHVVKLKDVFPHGTGFVLVFDFMLSDLSEVIRNSQRPLTPAQVKGYMMMLLKGVAFLHHNNIMHRDLKPANLLISSSGHLKIADFGLARLFSEQGERLYSHQVATRWYRAPELLYGARKYDKGVDLWAVGCIFGELLNSSPLFPGENDIEQLCCVLRVLGTPTQDSWPEIVELPDYNKITFKENPAIPLEEIVPDTSPQAVHLLYKFLVYPSKQRCSARQALLHPYFFSSPLPAHHSELPIPQRGARPPRQRLQAPPTDFSVDLPLQSSVVDPVLLWGHASCL